From the Labrus mixtus chromosome 17, fLabMix1.1, whole genome shotgun sequence genome, one window contains:
- the mvb12ba gene encoding multivesicular body subunit 12Ba — translation MPEVRDLSEALPEMPMDPITGVGVVASRNRAPTGYDVVSTTTDGLDADLWKDGLFKSKVTRYLCFTRVFSKENSHLGNVLVDMKLIDIKDTLPVGFIPIQETVDTQEQAFRKRRLCIKFIPRDSTEAAICDIRILGRSKQAPPQYTFIGELNNMGIWYRMGNVPRAQDSSHTPTSNNIQNVNSTSSSNPVPAAPMPKHISMTLPASFRGKNTTRPDYEHQNSNLYAISAMDGVPFMISEKFACASSDLQQIDLMGITIKSLAEIEKEYDYSFRTEHSAAARLPPSPTRTSLSSEA, via the exons ATGCCGGAGGTTCGGGACCTTTCTGAAGCTCTGCCAGAGATGCCCATGGACCCCATCACCGGAGTGGGAGTAGTGGCCTCCAGGAACAGGGCTCCCACCGGATATGATGTG GTGTCGACGACAACAGACGGTTTGGATGCCGACCTTTGGAAAGACGGCCTCTTCAAATCCAAAGTGACCCGCTATCTCTGCTTCACGCGGGTCTTCTCTAAAGAAAAC agccATTTAGGTAACGTCCTTGTTGACATGAAGCTGATCGATATAAAGGACACTCTGCCCGTCGGGTTCATCCCCATCCAGGAGACCGTCGACACAC AGGAGCAGGCGTTCAGGAAGAGGCGACTCTGCATCAAGTTTATTCCTCGGGACTCCACAGAAGCCGCCATCTGTGACATCCGCATTCTGGGACGCTCCAAACAGGCCCCCCCTCAGTACACCTTCATAGG GGAGCTGAACAACATGGGGATCTGGTACCGGATGGGGAATGTTCCTCGGGCTCAGGACTCCTCACACACCCCCACCTCCAACAACATCCAGAACGTGAACTCAACCTCCAGCTCCAACCCGGTCCCCGCTGCTCCCATGCCCAA GCACATCTCCATGACGCTCCCCGCCAGCTTCAGAGGGAAGAACACCACCAGACCGGACTACGAGCACCAGAACTCCAACCTGTACGCCATCTCAG CGATGGACGGAGTTCCTTTCATGATCTCTGAGAAGTTTGCCTGTGCCTCGTCCGAT ctgcagcagatcgACCTGATGGGAATCACCATCAAGTCTCTGGCTGAGATCGAGAAAGAG TATGACTACAGTTTCCGAACAGAACACAGTGCAGCCGCTCGCCTCCCCCCAAGTCCAACACGGACCTCCCTGAGCTCCGAGGCCTGA